The Eulemur rufifrons isolate Redbay unplaced genomic scaffold, OSU_ERuf_1 scaffold_84, whole genome shotgun sequence genome contains the following window.
GGTGGAGCAGCCCTCTCTGAAAGCTGGCCTGTGGACCCACCGCCACAGGGGTGGCAGGCAGGGGTGGCCAGGTGCTGTACTGTCCCAGGGTGCCAAACAGGCTGCCTCGAAAGGCCCGGCCACGCACAGGCCTGGAAGCCTATTCCTGGGAGATTTCACCCTGGCCTGCgccaggcccctccccaccctgctccccacaTGGCTGGCCTGCACCCCCACGCCGGGCTCCGCCTTGCTCACCTGTGCCCCTTTAAGCTACCTGGCAGAGCCCTGCTCGTCCTGGAGAGCTGTCACCTTGTCCTGGAGCCTGCTCCGGTTGGGCCTCCTCTTTTAACCACTTGCCTTGAAGGGTGGCCAAGCAGATGGGGGGGGGCGCCTCCAACCCTCCCCTGGACAGAGGGGCCCTGGCGTGGCCGGCGCAGTGTCCTCTGCAGACGGAGCACCTGTTTGCAGAGCAGATCAAGGAGGACAAGGGGGTCTTCGAGATGTTTGACGAGGAGGGCAATGGGGAGGGGAAGACGGGGGAGCTGGAGCGCCTCATGAGCCTGCTGGGCATCAACCCCACCAAGAGCGAGCTGGCCTCCATGGCCAAGGACGTGGACAGAGACAGTGAGCGGTGTGGGgcggcctgggctgggctggcgtGTGCGGGGTGGCGGCCCAGCGGCCTCACCTGGGCTCCTTGCAGACAAAGGGTTCTTCAACTGCCACGGCTTCCTGGCCCCGATGGGGATTTACCACGAGAAGGCGCAGAACCAGGAGAGCGAGCTGTGGGCGACCTTCCGCGTCTTCGACAAGGAGGGCAAGGGCTACATCGACTGGAACACGCTCAAGTAGGGCGCGGGCTGGGCGGTGGGCTGGGAAGGTGGGCAGGCCCATGGCTCAGTGCCAGGACCCAGGTACGTGCTCATGAACTGCCTCCCCTCAATGAGGTAGAGGCGGAGCAGATGATGAAGGAGGCAGACAAGAACGGGAGGCACCATTGACCACGAGGGTGAGTGGGCGTGGCCTGGGAGCGGGCGCCAGCAGGGCAGGTGCTGACCGACCCTCTGCCTCCAGAGTTCGTGGCCATGATGACCGGAGAGTCCTTCAAGCTGGTCCAGTAGGAGCAGCTGCTGGGGCCGGGGAAGGCCGCTGCccgcccgccccaccccacccggcTCGTATCAAATAAACGCTCCAGCCTGACCCATGTGTGCTTCACTGTCCCCAGTCTGGAGGGGAGAAGTGGCAAAGGCGTGGCGCTGGAGAAAGGAAAGGGTTTTCCCGGGCCAGCCTGGGCACAAGGCCTTAGTCACTTCTGCTGCGACACCTGACACCACCCACTGCCCAGCTCTGGGCTCCAAACACCAGGCTGAAGGGCAGACTGGGCACAGGCCGAGGCCCACGTGCTCACGCCGCCTGCTTGCACTGGGGCTCGGCTGCCTGAGGGCCCTTCTGGAGCCCCGGAGCCCCGGAGCCCTTCCCACACAGGCAGAGGCCACTTAAATACAAACTTTATTCTTGCTCTAGAAAGACGCAGATGTCACAGCTGCCCTTGAGCTCTTGAGGCTCAGGGcccgctggggctggggcaggggctggggctgaaagCCTGCCTGGGGAGTGGCCAGTGGTGCGATGGTGTGAGGCCGGGGCCGCAGCACCGTGCAGGACGGCAGGTCTTCCCGGGGGAAGGATGTGGGCAGGCTGGGGGCCCCGTGGCTCCAAGCACCAATACTCCAAGCTCTGGTCCGATGGCTCCAGGAGTGTCCCCTGCCTCCCTCATAGGGCACCAGTGCTGCAGTGGGAGTGCTGGGCATGGGGGCCTGGCTCCTGGGGCCCTGGAGCGGTCTCTAGGCCTGAAGCCCCAGGGGGCAGGCTGGGTTTCTGGGGGGGCACCAGCTCTTCCTCTGTGGGTTTGGCCATCTTGACAGCCTCATCATAGGAGGGCGGAAGCTCAGGGCCGTACAGGCTGTAGGCAGGAGGGGCCATGGAGTCGGGGTCCAGCTCCCCAAAAGGCAGGGGCAGCCGCATGCCCAGTGGGTACTGCACGGAGCTGTAGGCTGCAGGGAACCAGAGTGGGTTTGCGGAGGTAGGTTTGACAttcacctccccctccccggcAGGCGGGCCACCGGCCACTCACAGGTCACAGTGCTGTGCACAGGGCTGTCGCTGTCCACAGGGATGACGGTCAGGTCACAGGGCTCCTGTGCTGGCAGCAGATGTGGCTGGGCCTGCACCTGCTTCCGGAGGCAGCAGAACCGGACACAGCTGGCTGTGACCccacacagcagcagcaggaggacaGCGagcaggaccagcctgggcagggagCAAGGCCCTACCGCTGGAGGGACCCTCGCTGCTGCGCACCTGCACCCTGGCACAGTCACGGCCCAACCACCCAAGACAGGACAGCAAACaggataagaaaacagagaatgtCCACGTGGAGACCTCCCTGGCCAGAGCCTGGCCTGAGgagctggcctggcctggcctccagcCACTGGGCTTGCCCTGGCTGTCTCTCCGGGCTGGCCAGGGGTGGCCTTGGGCTCACTCCCAGGACAGGCTGTCCCCGGCCTACTGCACAGTCCCTGTGCGGGTGCTGACcgcagggcaggcaggaggggcgGGAAAGCGCGTGCAGGCTGTGGGGCAAGTGCTGCCCGCTCCAGGCCACCGGGGCCCAGCGCCTTCCCGCCAGCGGCCTGGGGAGGCGGCAGCGGAGGTGGCCAGGTGGGGCGGGGGTCAGGCGGGCTGGCCCGGTAGCTCCCCGGGAGGAACCGTCGGACCGGTGGCTCCGCGCCGCGGCCTCCACTTACCCCACGTGCCACAGGCTGCTCCAGCGGGCCTGGGGCGGACACCTGCGGGGACGGCGGCACCTGGAGCGGCGGGGCCCGGCGGCAGACCTCGCAGCCCTCCCCACAGGGCGGCGCCGGCCCCGCTCCCTCCCCCCGACTTACTGGTCCGAGGGGTCGCAGCTGCCGTCCGCGAAGCCCAGCGCCACCTACGGGGACACGGGTGagccggggggcggggcctgagcgCAGACCCGCCCCGCGATGCCAGACCGCGCGGCCCGACCCACCtgcggcagcggcagcagcggcagcagcgccAGGAGCCCGCGGGCGGCCGGCGGCCCCCAGGCCATGCTCTGCGGGCGGCCAGGCAGAGAGCCCGGCGCGCCGCTTTATGGgcccgccccgccggccccgccctaCAACAAGCCCCGCCCCAACAACAAGCCCAGCCACACCCACTggccccgcccccacgctcccgcCCACCGAGGCCCCGCCACACCCACCAGCCCCCCTTCCAAGCAAGCCCCGCCCAAGGTCACCAAGACTCCGCCCCTAAGGCAAGCCCTTGCCCCAAGCCCCGCCACACCCGCTGACCCCACCCAACAAGGCCCCGCCACAccctccggccccgcccccacgATATAGCCCACTGAGAGCCTCGCCCGCCGGGGGGCGCGTCTGGAGGAAGCCCCGCCCCGTCCCCgcgcccctcccaccccccgccCTCGCGTCGCCCAGGCCTAAGGTCGCGGGCTGCGGGCCGAGCGGGCGGTCTGCTGCTGGGCTGCGCGGCTCGGCTCCCCGCGGAGCTGGTCCGGAGCGCGGTGGCTGCGCCGGGCATGGCCGCGGGGACGAAGCTGGCATCGCCGCCGCGACACTGCCCCCCGACACTCTCAGAAAGCCCCCAGGGCCGGGGGCCCAGCGCCCTCCCCAAGCCTGGAGACCCGGAAGGCCAGGGCGCCTTCTTCCGGGAGAACCCTTGACTTTTGACCCTTGCCCTCCTCTCACCTGGCCAGGGTCCCCGCTAGACCAGCAGCACAATGTGATGTCCGGTGGTCAGTGTAGCAAGGGCAGAGTGGCTGTCTTGTCCGGGGGAGGGGCTGCGCCCTCACTTAGAGGCATGTGGGCGCTGCTGTGTCCCCCTGGAAGGGAGGTGACCCCGCCCCCTGAAGGCAGGGGGCTCCTCTGCTTGGCTCCTCTGCCAGGCGCCTGCTCCTCCCCTGAGGGCTCCAGGCCACCCCTGCTCCTGCCTTGGCTGTGCGGGGGTGAGAGGAAGCCATGGATGGACACAAGTCCAGCTGGGCCTTCCCTGGAGCTCGGAAGGTGCAGGCTCTGCCCTCACGCAGGacctggcagggcctgggccacTGAGTACCGGGGCCTGCCAGCAGGACAGCCAGGCCAGGGGTTGGAAGAGTGGCTTTCCCAGGGGATGACGCCCTCCAGGGAGCACCTCATCCTGAGGCTGGGCCTGGCCGAGGCCGGGTGACTTTGCCTTCTCCTCCCATCTGGCAGGAAGCAAGCTGGGGCCAGCAAGGGACTTGGGCCTGCCACCTCCAAGGACCACTGGACAGAAGTCCTGTAAAATGCCACTCCAGGGTCAGTGTCACTGGCTCCGAGTTTGGCAGGTTCCAGGCCGGATGGGCACTGAGggggggtgagggtgggcagTTCCAGATGAGTGTCCTGAGGTCCGTGCCCAGGAAAGCACCCGGATCCACCCCCCTCCACCCCGCCAGGCAAGGGAAGGCTGCCTAGTGATGggagggccaggctgggtggCCTCTGTGGGGACGAGTCCGGCAGACACACTCCAGAGGACAGGAGCTGGTGGGTGacgggtgggggctgggagttGTCTTCTCCCTTGAAGGATGGGTCAGGGCCCAgaaagcccagcccagcctcacctcGGGCAAGGGGAAACCAATCCCAGGAGCTGGCCTCACCCTGGACCCTGGCTGCGCTGAGGGCAGCGTGTGAGTGAGCTGGGACCCTGACCTTCGCTCATCCTTGCTTGAGGTCGTCAGGGGTCCTGGAACTGGGAGGAGCCTGGGGGTCTAAGGGGCCTGTTGGGCTTTGGAGTCCCTActccctccccccttctcccTTGTGCTCTGGGCTTGGGGTCTCTCCTGGTGTTTGGGCCGGGGTGGCCCCCACAGATGTCCAGCAAGATTCCCACCCTCCAGAAGGCCCTGCCCGGCAGTTTGTCGTTTGATGGacgggttgtgtgtgtgtgcgtgtgcatgcatgcatgcatgtgcgtgtgcgtgtgtatgcTCACGCACGCACACGCAGGGAGGGCTGCTTCCCCAGGGCTCTGCCACCTTTCACTCTGCTTGTTCCAGTGGAGAACCCGCCGTCACCACACTGCAGCCCCCGTGTTGCTCACAGAATTTATTGACACGCTTGTGGGGGTGGCTCTTCCTGGGGCCTCCAGAGGCTGTGCAGGtgcgggtggggctgggggctggcgggggggcaggctggggactGGCCTGACCTTGTGCCAGCTGAGTGTGAGGTCCAGGCAGGGGTGCTCTTGGACCCTGGGCCCTCTGGGTCCAGGGCAGCAGAAATTGGCCATGGGCCATGCAGACAGCTGCCCATTTGGACCTGCCGGGCAGGGGATGCCTGGGTCCCAGGGCCCTGGTGGTTTGGCCTGGCCACAGCCTGGGGAGGGCTTTGAGGGTGGCAGGAGGGGCCGAGGGTGCTCTGTGGAGAGGCTCCTGTGGCCTCAGTGACCGGTCACCACCTGGGCTACAAAGATGACCTTGTAGGTCTCCTTGACGTCCCCTCTGAGCTGCAGCAGGGCTGACACCATGAGTGGGTGGTCTGGCTGCGGAGGGAAGGGGAGAACGCTTAGCGCAGGGCACCCCCGGCAGCTCTGTTGTCTTCCCTGCTGCTCTGCCCACCTCACCCCCCAGGCCCTCCACAGCCATCCCTTCCCTGGGTGGCGCAGGGGTGTCAGCCCACCCAGCCATTGGCGTTCCCGGGGCCCCCTGGCCTGGAGCCCGCAGGCACCTACATCGAAGTCTGCTGGCGGCACCCAAGAGATGCTGATGGTTTTGGTTTGGCCGCGCTCCACGGAGCCCCTGGAGGGCTCTATGCAGAAGCCCTTGTGCTGCAGGGACGAGATGCTGTCCAGGCTGAACTCGACCGTCTGTGGGCACAGGGCTGCTGGGGACTGGCGGGCCAGATGCTGCTCCCAGGGCAGTGGGACGGGGGACGAGGGGACCCCCTTCCACCCCCCTTCTCAGCTCTGACCAGCGGCCCGCCCACCCCACAGCTGCTGCAGGAAGTCGCAGACAAGCCCCGAGAGGGGCAAGGCTGCCAGGgtaggggaggcagaggaggctgTCAAGGTGCGACCGGGGCAGAGCTGTGGTCACCTTCTTTGGAGACAGCTGAGTGGTCCGGATACAGCCCACCTGCAGTTCCCGGGTGGCGGGCGGGGCTGGCGTGTCTGTGTCAAACTGGATGTAGTCCAGGGTCACGAGGATGGGCCTCAGCTCCTCCACATCTGGAGAGGGAGGGCCTGGCTGGGAGCTGGCGGTGGCCAGGGGCGTGCAGGGGGTGGCCCAGGGTCAGGCTGAGGAacgggggtggggtgcaggggcctgggctgggcctgcccTTTGCTGCCAGGTCTGGGTGCGAGGCCAGGGGTGCTGGGAGGTCCTCTAACGGCCCCCTCCTGGGGGTGCTCACCCTCTCTGTGCTCGGGGTCCAACGCCGGGACCACCGTCAGAGACTCCACAGGCACGTCCAGGGGGTCTCCGCCCTCCACAAACATCATGTGCTCGCGGGCGGCCCCCTTCAGGAGGATCTGGTGGGAGACTGTCTGGGGACACGAGTGCAgcagctctggggctggggctggccctgggagttggggggtggggacccCGTAGGACCCTGGACTCTGGTCACTCCACCAGGTGACCCCGACACAGCACCCCCAGTGTGGCACGAGGCGCTGACGGGTGCTTGAGGCCTCCAAGGGCCTCGCACGGGGGATCCAGGGTTCCTCCGCACAGGGGGGGACGTCtccgggtgggggctgggcccgGGGCCAGGCTTGCGAGCTGCACCTTTTTGAAGAGCACCACACGGAGCCGGTCGGAGAAGTAGAGGCTCTCGTGGTCCGGGCTGAAGGTCACAGTGAAGTCCTGTGTCTTCCCTGGCTCCATGATGCCCTGGACGGGCGCCACGCTGAACACGCTCTGGCCACTGAAGTTCTGAGTGCCTGTGGGTGGCGGCAGGTCCAACCTCCCCCACCGCGgtccctctctgccccaccccgtctccagcccctcctggcccCGCGGTCctgcgcccccacccccagccccgctcACCGACCACCTGGGTCCTCTGGGCGGGGGAGGCCAGGAACTGCGGCAGCTGCTGCTGGGCCTCCGCGCTGCGGCTGCACAGGCTGTCGAGCTGCACGCAGAACTTGACGGGCAGCGAGGAGTTGTTCTGCAGCTGCGGGAGCAGCCGCCGTCACTGGACTAGCCCGGCCGGCCTGCTGGTAGGGTCGGCTGCCCTCTTCCTGCTGTCAGTGCCCATGACGTGGTCGCCTGCCACTGGCCACACCGACTGGGGACCCAGGTGGCCTCCTGGCTCTAAGCTCCATCGCCCGTGACTCCCACAGTGACACACGCACTCCTGCAGTTTGCTGAAGTGTTGGTGCCGCTTCCTCTCACCCAGCCTCATAGGAAGCCCTCACCAGCCTGGCggcctgctccctgcccagcACGTGGGACAGCTCTGTGGCGCCCTCTGTCCTCCAGAGCTCCTCTGAGGTCCCACTCAGGCCCGGCTTAGCTGAACCCACATCCTCGCTCCCCTCCTGAGAGCACCCCTCCTCAGTGCACCCCTCTCGGGCTCTGCCTCCAGGGCCGACCTGCACCAGGCGAGGAGGTAGGTGTCCTTCCGTGGGCTGCCGAAGCCCAGGCGGGTGTGACACTCAGAGGAGGGGCACCCAGAGCCAGGCACCCTCACGGACAGGCATGGGAGCCACGGGCAGAGTGGCCCTGACAGGGAGCTCTGCAAGCCCTCGCCTCTGGGGGGCCTGAGTTGAGCCCTGAAGGAGGGTTGAGGCAGCAAAGCAGGAGGGCTGCTGGAGGGGCGctctgtgcaaaggccctggggcagaaggACAGGAGCACCGAGGAGGCTgaggggtggagggcaggggacaTCTCAGCTTTCCCAGAAACGAGGGCCCGTGTTCCCCTGTTGGAGAGGGCAGCAGAGGCGGCAGGAAGGAGGGGCCGCCTGTGCCTCCACTGGCTCCCCACCCAGGGGGGCTCTGAAGGGCCGGGCTGACCCCTCCCCAGGTGGACGCCCCTCCTGGGAAGCTGGGGCAGGCAGCGGGGCCCGGAGGTGGGCTTCACCTTGAAGCCCGAGGAGACGGACTCCCTGGCAATCACGTAGCCCATGTTGAGGACGTCGCCTTCGATGGAGCACGTGGTCACGGACGCCACGCCGCTGCCCATGAGGGTGAGGGTGAGCGTGCCTCTCTTGGTGACGATGTCCAGCATTTCCTGAGCCTAGGGAGACCGCGTCCCTTAGCGAGGAGCAGACGTCTGTCAGAGGCATGTTGGTTCCCGCACGCAGGAGCTGACAGCGCGGAGCTCCGTCCCCTCCGCGCACTCGCTGGCGAGAACGAGGGCCGGGGCCGGGGACAGGGACAGGCCGGGGCCGGGCTGCCGGCAGACCCAGGCGTGGCGCGTTCCGGGCCTGAGCACACGGCAGCCTCTGGCCCTGGCCACACTCTGGTCCCGCAGCCCGGGGAGCTCAGGGCTGCAGGGCCAGCGGGGGCGGGCCTGGGGCTCACCGGGACGCTCTCGCGGGGAGAGAAGGACAGCACCAGCAGCTTCGTCTCGCCTGTGTGCAGCCTGCCGCAGGGGTTCAGCAGGACAAAGGGGCCACTGGGGTCCAGCACGGAGAACTTCAGCTGAGTTCAGCGTCAAGGAGGGAGACACCGACCCCTCtgggctctgcccccaccccacccggaAGCTGCCCAAGCTGGGTGCGGACAAGGATACAGCAAGGTCCTCCGGGGAGATGTTCTGGATGGAGACCTTCTTCATGTCGCTGTGTCCTGCAATGGGCAGGAGAGTCAGGTCACAGCCCCCAGGTCCCAAGGGACAGCTCTGGGGTGGGGCGAGTGAGCTGGGTGGTGGCTTGAGTGTGCCTGGGGGGTGCTGAGTGTCTGGGCCCAATCAGGACTCACCTACGGCCACATCGCCAAAGTCAAAGACGGTCTTGCCTTTTCCGGATGTCACCACGACAGATGGTGCCACTGTTGGACACCACAGCTCCAGGTACAGGGTgttgtgggggctgggggtggtacAAGGGCACGGTGAGGGCAGGGTGGAGGGCCCGAGCCCGCCAGGCCCCAGGTCTGAGCAGTGGCGGAGGAGGGGCGCTGGGTCTGCAGCCAGCCACGCCCCATCCTGGCCAGAGCACTCCGCACCTGAAGCTCAGGGGTTCCGATCCCTTCCTGTCTTTGGTGTCACCACTGGCAATGACGCAGGGGACCACAAACTTGTCAAACTTCCCCCGGAAAGCTCTAgccagggaggcctgggcagCCTGGTACCTGTCGGAGCTGGAATGAAGCCGAGAAGTGCACTCACGCCCTGCCCCACCTTGCCCCCGGCCAAGCCCCCAACCCCAGAGGTCCTGCCCCGGGCTCTTCAGCGTGGGATCagacctcccccaccctccacggAGGGGTCCGCAAGGCCACACCTGCCCCCTAGGGCCCTGGGCACAGAGTGGCCCCTCCCGGGAAGGCCAGAGAGGTAAGGGGCAGCAGGCTGGGGCCACACCAGGTCCCAGGCGATGGCTGCCCCAGGTTTGTCTGACACGCTGGCTGTCCCACCCTTGTCTGGCCCCTGCTgggcagcctgggggtggggctgggggaggaacaGGAGCCTTTGGCACCTAACTGGAGGGCCATGTTTCTGGGCCTGCACgtctgggggcagggctggcaggtAACCCAAGCCCATCAGGGCCTGCCCTCTGGGAAGGCGAGAGTCAGGGCGGCTTCCCCTGCCCGTGGAGCAAGGCTGTTCACGGAGACGCCAGGCCCAGGGGAACTGGGTGGCAGGAGTCCAGGAGGCCAGCGTCTGGATCCGGCCGTATCTGAAGCCGTCAGCCCTGGACTTAGCCGCATGGGCCAGTGCAGCTCCAGGCAGTCTGGGGAGGGGGTCTCCGGGCAGCTGGGGGGCAGCCCTTCCCAGCCCACCTGGCCTTCAGCTGTTGCTCCTGCAGCTCCAGACTGGGGTGGGTGGAGACCTGGAGAGGTTGGTCCCGGTTATGCAGCCGAAGTGTGGAAAGGGACAGTCTGCACAGGTCCCTCCTCTGGGTGGCCGTGTCCTTTCCAAACTGTGAGGGCAGCTCAGCTGTGGGGCTGCCCCCGCGGCTCTGCTCTGGGCCCAGCAGCACCGAGGCTGCCTCCTGCGGCTTCTCTGGGCCCAGCCAAGCAGACCTGGGCTGACTGTGAATGTGGGAACCCTGGGAGCCCCCGGTTTGGGGTGAACAGGGGACCCCAAGACCCACTGGCTCCCTGGGCACTGGAGGCAGGCGCAGAAGGGGTTGAACAATGGAGACAAAGGGGTGTCCAGAGGGCACTGAGGCCCCGGTGCACAGAACCCCTCGGGGCTGCTCAGCGACTCCAGCACCTGCCTTCAcccatggggaaactgaggcacaaagacgGGTGAAGAGCCCACCAGAACCGGGGGCCTTTCCCGCACCTCGCCGCCCCGCCAGCAGGCCGCAGGTGAGCTGTCACGTGGGTGCGCTGTGACAGCCGCCAAAGCCACAGGAGCCGCCACAGtagggcgcggggcggggcgcctccccagggctgggcacggGGGGCTATTCCAGGGCGGGACCCTCCTTGCTGCAGGTGCACGTTCGTGGGCCACTGCCTTGTGCCCGCCCGTGGCTGTGAGAAGGGGACTTTGCGCTTTACCCGCTGCTGCCTTCGCTGCCTGCTACCCGGTGCCGGGGGCTGGACGCCCACCTTCCAGAGCCCACCCCCGGGGCCCTGCCGCCTGGTGCTGTTTTCTAGAGCTCTTTTCAAGAGGGAGGGGTCTTGGCGAGAGAAGTTTTAAACCTCTTGGACACAGCTCGACGCCCGCGATGTGCTGGCAGAGCCCGCCCCGGCTCGGCTCGCCGGCCCCTAGGGCCTCAGGGCGGCACCGCCACGTTCCCCAAGCCCCTCCCGGGTGCAGGGCCCACGCCTCTCCTCCTGGGGCCCCACATACGGGTTTGGTCTCCAACTCTTTGTTCAGGGTCTGAAGGGCCTCCTGCCGGATCAGCTCCTCGGGCAGCACGGGCCGGAAGGCCACCTGGACCAGGCACCTCTGAGCAGAGACGGGGCATGTGGCCACGGGCCCTGGGCTGCCACCCCCGCCCCTGGGAGCCCCTGtgggcctgccctgcccagcaccGTGCTCCCCCTGGAAGGCGGGGTGGGCTGCAGAGCGTGACAAGCCGGCCCCAGCCTGGCGGGGTGGGGTCCTGCTGGGGGCTGAGAGCAGAGCCCCGCCCACTGCCCACGAGACATGAGGCTTCCTTTTCAGCCTTCGGGTTTCAGGGGTGAGGTCCTGCACCCTGACTTGTCTCCCGCACACGCCGGCCTTTCCAAAGCGCCTCTGTTCACGCGCCTGCAGCCAGCCCCCGCGGGAAGGTCCCCCGGAGACAGACCCCGCCCACAGAGCTCGGCAGGCCAAGGTGCGGGTGACTGACGAGGGGGAAAGAGCCAGCAACGGCAATCCGGTCACATGACCCACCGGCAGTGAGAAGCGTTACTTGGGCAGTGTGTGCTCAATTTAatgtaatgcatttaaaataactgtatttGCTGAAATCCTGCTGGGAGCCAGGCACCCCCGTCGTGTGCCCTTTCTGCTGAGTCCTCCCAGCGGCCTCAGAACGGCTGTCACCTAACGCCCTGCCGTCCAGGCCCCGGGGCTTTCTGCTCCGCTGGGGAATCAGGGAAAGCCAGGGCCCCGCTGGGTGCTTGCCAGGTCTGCAGGCAGGGGCGCCCCCAGCCTCCGGGGGTCAGGCAGGCCCAGGGCACTGCGGCCTCTTCCCACGACCTGTGGGTGGCCCCCGGCCCCAGGCTTGCTGGCCACAGAGCCTTCCTTGACCCTGCTGGGGTCTGATGAGGGGGAGGGTTGATGGCTGCGGTaagggtggcagagccaggagcccCCGCCTCCCAGCCCACCCACGGGGCTCACACTCACCTTTCCTGGCAACACGGTCCCCACTGAAGGTGCGATGGTGATCGGTGAGTCCGGGGGCAGCAGGAACTCGAAAGACGTTGGCCCCACTGGGGAGGCGTCCTCTGAACCGATGCGGGGCACGGAGTGGGTCAGAGAGTTCATGCTCAGGTGGGAGTTGATGACATACACCGTGGCCACAGAGGTGTCGTACAAGGCAGTGGCCGCAAACTTGATCTGGTGGTGGGAGAGCTCCAGGGGCGGGTGGACACCCACGGCCCGGCAGGACAGCTTGAAGCACCTGCAAGTGACCAGCGTGGGTGGTCTCAGCTGGGAAGGGTGTCTGGGTCCCTCTGCAGCGTGGGACGGTGGCCGCTGTATGCAGACGGGGCGCGGGGACCAGGGCTCATTGCTGCAGCCGCAGTTGCTCACTGGCCCTTAAGTTTGGAAACTGCCCCGCATCCTGCGCCTACTTTAGGTGGGCAGCTAACagttttctgttgtgtttttttttttccagagacagggccTCGTTGTATCGCCCCAGCTGGAGTGGGGTGGCACGAGATCGCAGGATCACAGCTCCTGGCCCTGGCgctcctcccgcctcggcccaGAGTGGCGGCACCACAGGCGCACCCCGCGCCTCAGGTCGCTGAACTTGGAATCACTCGCCTAGACAGTCGCAAAGGACGTAATTTCTggcttattttgttaaatatttatttacatttaaaaaattaaagtgataaatttctctttaaggatgaggatttatatattaataccaaAGTGAGTGATTCCCCCAAccttactcatttaaaaaatgcacagaCATTTGGGTATTTTAATCACtgggaacttttttttcttttttttttttgagacagagcctcactccgttgcccggggtagagtgccgtggcgtcagcctcgctcacagcaacctcaaactcctgggcttaagcgatcctcctgcctcagcctcccgagtagctgggactacaggcatgcgccactatgcccggctaatttttctatatatatatttttagttgtccatataatttttttctatttttagtagagatggggtcttgctcttgctcaggctggtctcgaactcctgaccttgagctatccacccgcctcggcctcccagagtgctaggattacaggcatgagccaccgcgcccggcctaatcacTGGGAACTTTACATTCCATATTTTCCTTGAACTCCTATTTCCGCTGTATGTTCCCCGTCGACTTTTctgtaattacatatattttatgctttaaaagaTGGCACTGACCACATCACTCTCGTGTGCAACAGAACGTGCTCATGTGCTGGGGT
Protein-coding sequences here:
- the TMEM52 gene encoding transmembrane protein 52 isoform X2, with translation MAWGPPAARGLLALLPLLPLPQVALGFADGSCDPSDQLVLLAVLLLLLCGVTASCVRFCCLRKQVQAQPHLLPAQEPCDLTVIPVDSDSPVHSTVTSYSSVQYPLGMRLPLPFGELDPDSMAPPAYSLYGPELPPSYDEAVKMAKPTEEELVPPQKPSLPPGASGLETAPGPQEPGPHAQHSHCSTGAL
- the TMEM52 gene encoding transmembrane protein 52 isoform X1, encoding MAWGPPAARGLLALLPLLPLPQVALGFADGSCDPSDQCPPQARWSSLWHVGLVLLAVLLLLLCGVTASCVRFCCLRKQVQAQPHLLPAQEPCDLTVIPVDSDSPVHSTVTSYSSVQYPLGMRLPLPFGELDPDSMAPPAYSLYGPELPPSYDEAVKMAKPTEEELVPPQKPSLPPGASGLETAPGPQEPGPHAQHSHCSTGAL